Proteins from one Armatimonadota bacterium genomic window:
- a CDS encoding OmpH family outer membrane protein: MRVDARKLIVAVGIAVIVIVGAALVQRQVPVFGQSFEVGYVEMQRALESHPRKASSERALQEFYQAKQREFKERSKTMTAFQRQELDRQLQQQILERRNELLGGLDKELRAAVETVAKQAGVTVVLDRSVVLYGGTDLTDAVIKVIKGK, translated from the coding sequence ATGCGGGTAGATGCGCGGAAGCTCATCGTGGCCGTCGGGATCGCCGTGATTGTGATTGTCGGCGCCGCTCTGGTGCAGCGGCAGGTGCCGGTGTTCGGGCAGTCGTTTGAGGTAGGCTACGTCGAGATGCAGCGGGCTCTCGAGAGCCACCCACGCAAGGCGAGTTCAGAACGCGCGCTGCAGGAGTTCTACCAGGCCAAGCAGCGCGAGTTCAAGGAGCGCAGCAAGACCATGACCGCGTTCCAGCGCCAGGAGCTCGACCGCCAGCTCCAGCAGCAGATTCTTGAGAGACGCAACGAGCTGCTCGGCGGGTTGGACAAAGAGCTGCGCGCCGCCGTCGAGACCGTGGCGAAGCAGGCAGGCGTGACCGTGGTGCTCGACCGCTCGGTCGTGCTCTACGGCGGGACCGATCTGACCGATGCCGTCATCAAGGTGATAAAGGGCAAGTGA
- a CDS encoding OmpH family outer membrane protein: MRAMRRWRESMRYRHAAVLTLALVVLAAGAAGCTAGRIGLVDSPRILAESAKALRYQKEIDDRESAMTTDLQMLVGQLSKEDLEARRQQYFRELQGLRAELEASLNREVRDVIHQVVREKRLRGVILKGPVFYSRPGTTVDITQEVIDRLK; the protein is encoded by the coding sequence ATGCGGGCAATGAGGCGGTGGAGAGAGAGCATGAGGTATCGTCATGCGGCGGTGCTGACCCTGGCCCTGGTGGTGCTTGCAGCGGGCGCGGCAGGATGCACGGCCGGGAGGATAGGGCTCGTGGACAGCCCGCGGATCCTGGCCGAGAGCGCCAAGGCGCTCCGTTACCAGAAGGAGATTGACGACCGCGAGTCCGCGATGACCACGGATCTGCAGATGCTCGTGGGCCAGCTCTCCAAGGAGGACCTGGAGGCGCGGCGCCAGCAGTACTTCCGTGAGCTCCAGGGGTTGCGGGCCGAGCTGGAGGCTTCCCTGAACCGCGAGGTCCGGGACGTCATCCACCAGGTGGTTCGGGAGAAGCGCCTGCGCGGCGTGATTCTCAAGGGTCCGGTCTTCTACAGCAGGCCTGGGACCACGGTTGACATTACGCAGGAAGTAATAGACAGGTTGAAGTAG
- the lpxD gene encoding UDP-3-O-(3-hydroxymyristoyl)glucosamine N-acyltransferase, giving the protein MKLAQLALLARAELVGSGEIEISAITDLAHAHAGALVMVSDPRDLSAAEASPAAALLVAGTVTPSAKPFLRSVNLRAAFARVLSAFAPEERGPGEIHPSAVVAPDASIGPDVLLGPFVVVASGAAIGPRTTVHAGTTIGSRVRIGADCLLHPRVTIYADCVLGDRVTIHSGTVIGSDGFGYATEEGTHLKVPHLGRVVIEDDVEIGANAAVDRATLGETRIGRGTKIDNLVQVAHNVLIGEGVLVVSQVGISGSVTIGNGVVLAGQAGVVDHRRIGAGARVLARAGVTRDVPDGATVSGFPARDHREEMRAMASVQRLPDLAERVAAIEAQLAGRSRRQGARKRRG; this is encoded by the coding sequence ATGAAGCTCGCGCAACTGGCGCTGCTCGCGCGGGCAGAGCTGGTCGGGTCCGGTGAGATAGAGATCAGCGCGATCACGGATCTGGCGCACGCTCACGCGGGGGCGCTGGTGATGGTCTCAGATCCGCGGGATCTCTCGGCCGCCGAGGCCTCACCCGCCGCTGCCCTGCTAGTGGCGGGCACCGTGACCCCCTCTGCCAAGCCATTCCTGCGCTCTGTGAATCTGCGCGCGGCATTCGCGCGCGTCCTCTCCGCGTTCGCGCCGGAGGAGAGGGGACCGGGGGAGATCCATCCCAGCGCCGTTGTCGCCCCGGACGCCAGCATAGGGCCGGATGTCCTGCTCGGGCCTTTCGTGGTGGTGGCCTCCGGAGCCGCGATCGGCCCGCGGACTACGGTGCATGCGGGAACGACCATCGGCTCCCGGGTTCGGATCGGTGCCGACTGCCTGCTGCATCCCCGCGTGACAATCTACGCCGACTGCGTGCTTGGCGACCGCGTCACAATCCACAGTGGCACGGTCATAGGGAGTGACGGTTTCGGGTACGCCACGGAAGAGGGAACGCACCTCAAGGTGCCCCACCTCGGCCGCGTGGTGATCGAGGACGACGTCGAGATCGGCGCGAACGCCGCTGTGGATCGGGCCACGCTGGGAGAGACACGCATCGGTCGGGGAACGAAGATAGACAACCTGGTGCAGGTGGCCCACAACGTCCTGATCGGCGAAGGAGTGCTGGTGGTCTCCCAGGTAGGCATCTCTGGGAGCGTGACCATCGGGAACGGCGTAGTCCTGGCAGGTCAGGCGGGCGTGGTGGATCACAGGCGGATCGGCGCCGGCGCGCGGGTGCTGGCACGCGCAGGGGTGACCAGGGACGTACCAGACGGCGCGACGGTCTCGGGCTTTCCCGCGCGCGATCACCGCGAGGAGATGCGGGCGATGGCCTCGGTCCAGCGGCTTCCGGATCTGGCAGAGCGGGTCGCCGCCATCGAGGCACAGCTCGCCGGGCGTTCGCGCCGGCAGGGTGCCCGCAAGCGCCGGGGATGA